GTGGGCCGCCGACCGGCTCGGCGAACCGGACCGGGAAGTCCGGCACCGCGGCGAGATCCAGGGCGACGTGCTGGAGCTGACCTACCGGGGCACCGCCGACGGGGAAGTCCTGCTGCTGTGCCACTACGACACCGTGTGGCCCACCGGCACGCTCGAAGGCTGGCCGTTCACCGAGGCCGACGGCCGGGTCAGCGGACCGGGCGCGTTCGACATGAAGCTCGGCCTGGTGCAGTCGGTGTGGGCGCTGCGCGGGCTGCGTGAACTCGGCCTGCCGCACCCGTCGGTCAAGTTCCTGTTCAACGGGGACGAGGAGATCGGCAGCCCGTTCTCGCGGCCGCTGATCGAAGCGGCGAGCGAGGGTACGCTGGCGAACCTGGTCTTCGAGGCCGCGGTGGACGGCAAGCTGAAGACCGCGCGCAAGGGCGTCGGCCTGTTCGACGTGACCGTCACCGGCGTCGAGGCGCACGCCGGGCTGGACCCGTACAAGGGCGCGAGCGCGGTGCACGCGCTCGCCGAGGTGGTCACCCAGGTGGCGGCGGCCGGTTCGCGTGAGCACGGGACCACGGTCAACGTCGGCACCATCAACGGCGGCACCGGCCGCAACGTCACCGCGGGCCTGGCCACCTGCGGCGTCGACGTGCGTGTCGCCGAACCGTCCGAAATGGACCGGATCGACGCGGTTTTCGCCGGGCTCGAGGTTTCCGACCCACGCGTGACGGTCTCGGTCGACGGCGAGTGGAACCGCCCGCCGATGACCGCGAACCCGCCGTCGGCCGAGCTTTTCGCTCGGGCGCGGGAAGTGGCCGCCGAACAGGGCTGGACGCTGGAGGACGCCGCGGTGGGCGGGGCCAGCGACGGCAACTTCGTCTCGGCACTGGGACGTCCCGTGCTCGACGGCATGGGCGCGGTCGGCGGCGGCGCCCACGCACGCCACGAACACGTTGTGGTGGAACACATTCCGCAGCGCACCGCGTTGACCATCGGTCTGATCGCCGCCCTCGCGTGACCCCGCCGGGCAGGCGGGTCAGCCGAAGAGCTTGCCCGCCTGCTCGATGATGGTGAGCACGCTCAGCACGCCGAACAGCGCGACCGACCAGCCCAGCACGGCCATCCGCCCGTTCCGGATGCGGATCGGCTTGGGCAGCACTCGCCGGTTCAGCACGATCAGCAGTCCCGAGTAGATGAACATCATCAGCCCGCCCACGCAGGCGGAGATGACCAGCAGGATCAGCGGCTGCGCGAACCCGGCCAGCACGATCACCGAGCCCGCCAGCACGAGCACCCACACCACGGCGAAGTAGAGCGTGCTCTCCTTGACGTTCTTGGCGTACGCCGTCTTGATCACGTCCGCGGTCAGCCTGCTGGAGTAGTCCACGATGCCCAGCGCCGCGGCGAACAGGGCGAACGCGCCGACCACCCAGAACAGCGTGCCGAACCAGGCGCCGACGGTCTCCTTGAGCACCTCGCCCTCGATCTTGAGGAAGCCGATGTTGTTCGGCAGCCCCGGCCTGCCGTACACGGTGGAGTACGCCAGCAGCGAGGTGAACATGATGGACAGGAACGTGATCAGCACGAAGGTGTAGAGCTGCTCGCGGTTGGCGAACCGCCACCACGAGCGCCACCGCTTGAGGTGCTCGTCGGTGGGCTCGAAGATGAACCCGGTGCTCGGCGCGGCCTCCGGCTTGCCGGTGACCGGGCTCTTGATGCGCGGCACGTACTTCCCCATGCCGAAGCCCTTGTCGCGGATCCAGTTGCTCTGCACCAGGTTCTGCCCGCCACCGGCGCCGGCGAAGGCCAGCGCGCCCATCAGGAACGCCAGCCCGAGATCGATCGGCACGCTCGCCTCGGTGACGATCTTCGGCACGTCCGCCCACGCCTGCGCGGTGATCGCGACCACCGCGCCGACGGCCAGCAGCACCAGCACCGCCGCCACCTTCAGCATTTCGGCGCGTTCCAGCGCCACGTAGACCACCGGTGCGAGGGTGAGGATAAGCCCGATGGCGAGCAGCAGGCCGACCGA
The genomic region above belongs to Amycolatopsis sp. YIM 10 and contains:
- a CDS encoding M20 family metallopeptidase encodes the protein MLDDLRMIVELETHSYDKAALDAGLDAIRAWAADRLGEPDREVRHRGEIQGDVLELTYRGTADGEVLLLCHYDTVWPTGTLEGWPFTEADGRVSGPGAFDMKLGLVQSVWALRGLRELGLPHPSVKFLFNGDEEIGSPFSRPLIEAASEGTLANLVFEAAVDGKLKTARKGVGLFDVTVTGVEAHAGLDPYKGASAVHALAEVVTQVAAAGSREHGTTVNVGTINGGTGRNVTAGLATCGVDVRVAEPSEMDRIDAVFAGLEVSDPRVTVSVDGEWNRPPMTANPPSAELFARAREVAAEQGWTLEDAAVGGASDGNFVSALGRPVLDGMGAVGGGAHARHEHVVVEHIPQRTALTIGLIAALA
- a CDS encoding Nramp family divalent metal transporter, which gives rise to MTRQHNDVTTSATGRFPVSRHLPPPELRPLPEPPASTWRIIGPGVIAAGVGLASGEFILFPYIASQVGLVFVWAALIGLATQFFLNMEIERYTLATGETALTGFSRYWRHWGLVFAILTMLANLWPGWATSSATMITYLWGGDVQWISVGLLLAIGLILTLAPVVYVALERAEMLKVAAVLVLLAVGAVVAITAQAWADVPKIVTEASVPIDLGLAFLMGALAFAGAGGGQNLVQSNWIRDKGFGMGKYVPRIKSPVTGKPEAAPSTGFIFEPTDEHLKRWRSWWRFANREQLYTFVLITFLSIMFTSLLAYSTVYGRPGLPNNIGFLKIEGEVLKETVGAWFGTLFWVVGAFALFAAALGIVDYSSRLTADVIKTAYAKNVKESTLYFAVVWVLVLAGSVIVLAGFAQPLILLVISACVGGLMMFIYSGLLIVLNRRVLPKPIRIRNGRMAVLGWSVALFGVLSVLTIIEQAGKLFG